From Hydra vulgaris chromosome 15, alternate assembly HydraT2T_AEP, one genomic window encodes:
- the LOC136092348 gene encoding uncharacterized protein LOC136092348 isoform X2 — MSGVGKTQIARKYCEIYCNFYKNFVWIDAAIGKLRTSMRNQCQILGFEIHDSKGDYLNIEVIVEKIHNHYKNEKTLYIFDNVDEESVKNLTMYISRKPDSFTLITSQWRTWSNNVNKMLVDVFTSEEAFAYVKSNIKENADENIRNLIKELGYHPFAITQAIKYINIHRISIEKYVDRYRSKPSEILDNNFPTEEETKSAIRAINLVLIKLEKSKPFPFKILNCLSHCDYQNISKKFIIKISKQMEINEEYVIDEAVGLLMSYSLLNCFDDNKYSMHELTQLTCRYFQNRKSTTNTYVSLIENLFRFELNKVKDHIDYGNYFIFHFIYMFRTKGTKISKTFHKMTTSINKLLVFKGLFKESIEILKSIQNFNSETYGENNKFTLDSKHNIAICLYKMGKYNEALEINYSVEKIRTETLGINHPDTMSTKHNIANCLYKMGKYNEALEINYSVDKIQTEILGTNHPDTMPSKNNIAICLSNMGKYNEALEIYYSVEKIRTETLGINHPDTMSTKHNIANCLYDMGKYNEALEINYSVEKIRTETLGINHPATMSTKHNIANCLNAIGKYNEAFEIYYSVNKIQTEVLGINHPNTMTTKKNIAICLNEIKKQDRIGICDPEEMKTKANMAILYHNMGKYNEALEICCSIDKILTEIVGINHPDTMPTKEYIASCLFNMGKYNEALEINYSVDKILTETLGINHPDTMSTKHNIANCFYGMGKHNKALEIYYSVDKIRTETLGINHPDTMKSKNNIALCLSNMGKHKEALEIYYSVDKLQTETLGINHSDTMTTKHNIAKCLHKMGKYNEALEINYSLEKLRTETLGIEHPDTMETKNNVASCLYSMGKYNEAFEICYSVHKMQTEILGINHPKTMLTKTNIATCLSNIGKYNEALEINYSVEKIRIETLGINHPDTMETKNNIASCLTAMGKYNEALEIYYSVDKIQTEILCINHPDTILTKFNIADCLHKMGKNNEALEIYYSVNKIQTEILGINHLDAITTKHNIATCLYSMGKYNEALEINYSVEKIRTENLGINHPLTMSTKHNIANCLNAIGKYNEALEIYYSVNKIQTEVLGINHPNTMTTKKNIAICLNKLAKQVGNGINHPDTMETNSK, encoded by the coding sequence ATGTCCGGTGTTGGGAAGACACAAATTGCAAGAAAGTATTGCGAAATTTATTGTAACTTCTACAAAAACTTTGTTTGGATAGACGCAGCAATTGGAAAGTTAAGAACCTCCATGAGAAACCAATGTCAAATATTAGGATTCGAAATTCATGACTCGAAAGGTGATTATTTGAATATAGAAgtgattgttgaaaaaattcacaaccattataaaaatgaaaaaactttgtatatttttgataatgtcGACGAAGAAAGTGTTAAAAACCTGACCATGTATATTTCGAGAAAACCGGATTCATTTACGTTGATTACCTCCCAATGGAGAACGTGGTCGAATAATGTTAACAAAATGCTAGTTGACGTTTTTACTTCAGAAGAAGCATTCGCTTatgtaaaaagtaatattaaagaaaacgCCGATGAAAATATAAGAAACCTAATTAAAGAACTTGGTTATCATCCGTTCGCTATTACTCaggcaataaaatatataaatattcatagAATTTCGATAGAAAAATACGTAGATCGATATAGATCAAAACCATCAGAAATATTAGACAATAACTTTCCGACCGAGGAAGAAACAAAGTCTGCGATAAGAGCTAttaacttagttttaataaaattagaaaaaagtaaaccttttccatttaaaatattaaactgtttatcTCATTGCGACTATCAAAACATcagtaaaaagtttataatcaaaatttcaaaacaaatggaAATAAACGAAGAATATGTAATAGATGAAGCCGTTGGGTTACTAATGAGTTATTCTTTACTAAACTGTTTTGATGATAACAAATATTCAATGCACGAACTAACACAGTTGACGTGtagatattttcaaaatagaaaGTCAACTACAAATACGTATGttagtttaattgaaaatttatttagatttgaATTGAATAAAGTAAAAGATCACATAGATTAcggaaactattttattttccattttatctATATGTTTCGCACTAAGGGAacgaaaatttcaaaaacattccATAAAATGACGacatctataaataaattattagtatttaaaggtttatttaaagaatcaatcgaaattttaaaaagtattcaaaattttaattcagaaacatatggtgaaaataataaatttacgcTTGActcaaaacataatatcgcaatctgtttgtacaaaatgggaaaatataacgaagctttagaaattaattattctgttgagaaaatacgaactgaaactttaggtatcaaccatccagatacaatgtcaacaaaacataatatcgcaaactgtttgtacaaaatgggaaaatataacgaagctttagaaattaattattctgttgataaaatacaaactgaaattttaggtaccAACCATCCAGATACTATGCCATCAAAAAACAACATCGCAATCTGTTTGAgcaatatgggaaaatataacgaagctttagaaatttattattctgttgagaaaatacgaactgaaactttaggtatcaaccatccagatacaatgtcaacaaaacataatatcgcaaactgtttgtacgatatgggaaaatataacgaagctttagaaattaattattctgttgagaaaatacgaactgaaactttaggtatcaaccatccagctACAATgtcaacaaaacataatatcgcaaactgtttgAACGCTAttggaaaatataacgaagctttcgaaatttattattctgttaataaaatacaaactgaagtTTTAGGTATAAACCATCCGaatacaatgacaacaaaaaagaatatcgcaatctgtttgaatgaaataaaaaaacaggacCGGATAGGTATCTGCGATCCAGAAGAAATGAAAACAAAAGCTAATATGGCTATCCTTTACCacaatatgggaaaatataacgaagctttagaaatttgttgttCTATTGATAAAATACTAACTGAAATcgtaggtatcaaccatccagatacaatgcCAACAAAAGAATATATCGCAAGCTGTTTGTTCAacatgggaaaatataacgaagctttagaaattaattattctGTTGACAAAATACTAACTGAAAcattaggtatcaaccatccagatacaatgtcaacaaaacataatattgcaAACTGTTTCTACGGAATGGGAAAACATAacaaagctttagaaatttattattctgttgataaaatacgaactgaaactttaggtatcaaccatccagatacaatgaaatcaaaaaataatatcgcactTTGTTTAAGCAATATGGGAAAACATAaggaagctttagaaatttattattctgttgataaattgcaaactgaaactttaggtatcaaccattcAGATACAATGACAACAAAGCATAATATCGCAAAATGTTTGCACAAAATGGGAAagtataacgaagctttagaaattaattattctCTTGAGAAATTACGAACTGAAACTTTAGGTATCGAACATCCAGATACaatggaaacaaaaaataatgtcgCAAGCTGTTTGTACTCTATGGggaaatataacgaagcttttgAAATTTGTTATTCTGTTCACAAAAtgcaaactgaaattttaggtatcaaccatccaaaGACAATgctaacaaaaacaaatatcgCAACCTGTTTGAGCAATAtaggaaaatataacgaagctttagaaattaattattctGTTGAGAAAATACGAATTGAAactttaggtatcaaccatccagatacaatggaaacaaaaaataatatcgcaagctgtttgaccgctatgggaaaatataacgaagctttagaaatttattactCCGTTGATAagatacaaactgaaattttatgtatcaaccatccagatacaattttaacaaaatttaatatcgCAGACTGTTTGCACAAAATGGGAAAaaataacgaagctttagaaatatattattctgttaataaaattcaaactgaaattttaggtatcaaccatctagatgcaataacaacaaaacataaCATCGCAACCTGTTTGTACtctatgggaaaatataacgaagctttagaaattaattattctGTAGAGAAAATACGAACTGAAAATTTAGGTATCAACCACCCACTTACAATgtcaacaaaacataatatcgcaaactGCTTGAACGCTAttggaaaatataacgaagcgttagaaatttattattctgttaataaaatacaaactgaagtTTTAGGTATAAACCATCCGaatacaatgacaacaaaaaagaaTATTGCAATCTGTTTGAATAAATTAGCAAAACAGGTCGGAAATGGTATCAATCATCCAGATACAATGGAAACAAATAGTAAATAG
- the LOC136092348 gene encoding uncharacterized protein LOC136092348 isoform X1, with the protein MEPNQGDKISSFKGVQPFSENLFSREKLLREIRNFLHEANKSTLVLYGMSGVGKTQIARKYCEIYCNFYKNFVWIDAAIGKLRTSMRNQCQILGFEIHDSKGDYLNIEVIVEKIHNHYKNEKTLYIFDNVDEESVKNLTMYISRKPDSFTLITSQWRTWSNNVNKMLVDVFTSEEAFAYVKSNIKENADENIRNLIKELGYHPFAITQAIKYINIHRISIEKYVDRYRSKPSEILDNNFPTEEETKSAIRAINLVLIKLEKSKPFPFKILNCLSHCDYQNISKKFIIKISKQMEINEEYVIDEAVGLLMSYSLLNCFDDNKYSMHELTQLTCRYFQNRKSTTNTYVSLIENLFRFELNKVKDHIDYGNYFIFHFIYMFRTKGTKISKTFHKMTTSINKLLVFKGLFKESIEILKSIQNFNSETYGENNKFTLDSKHNIAICLYKMGKYNEALEINYSVEKIRTETLGINHPDTMSTKHNIANCLYKMGKYNEALEINYSVDKIQTEILGTNHPDTMPSKNNIAICLSNMGKYNEALEIYYSVEKIRTETLGINHPDTMSTKHNIANCLYDMGKYNEALEINYSVEKIRTETLGINHPATMSTKHNIANCLNAIGKYNEAFEIYYSVNKIQTEVLGINHPNTMTTKKNIAICLNEIKKQDRIGICDPEEMKTKANMAILYHNMGKYNEALEICCSIDKILTEIVGINHPDTMPTKEYIASCLFNMGKYNEALEINYSVDKILTETLGINHPDTMSTKHNIANCFYGMGKHNKALEIYYSVDKIRTETLGINHPDTMKSKNNIALCLSNMGKHKEALEIYYSVDKLQTETLGINHSDTMTTKHNIAKCLHKMGKYNEALEINYSLEKLRTETLGIEHPDTMETKNNVASCLYSMGKYNEAFEICYSVHKMQTEILGINHPKTMLTKTNIATCLSNIGKYNEALEINYSVEKIRIETLGINHPDTMETKNNIASCLTAMGKYNEALEIYYSVDKIQTEILCINHPDTILTKFNIADCLHKMGKNNEALEIYYSVNKIQTEILGINHLDAITTKHNIATCLYSMGKYNEALEINYSVEKIRTENLGINHPLTMSTKHNIANCLNAIGKYNEALEIYYSVNKIQTEVLGINHPNTMTTKKNIAICLNKLAKQVGNGINHPDTMETNSK; encoded by the coding sequence GAGTACAACCgttttcagaaaatttattttcccGCGAAAAACTACTTCGCGAAATTCGAAATTTTTTACATGAAGCAAACAAGTCAACTTTAGTATTATACGGAATGTCCGGTGTTGGGAAGACACAAATTGCAAGAAAGTATTGCGAAATTTATTGTAACTTCTACAAAAACTTTGTTTGGATAGACGCAGCAATTGGAAAGTTAAGAACCTCCATGAGAAACCAATGTCAAATATTAGGATTCGAAATTCATGACTCGAAAGGTGATTATTTGAATATAGAAgtgattgttgaaaaaattcacaaccattataaaaatgaaaaaactttgtatatttttgataatgtcGACGAAGAAAGTGTTAAAAACCTGACCATGTATATTTCGAGAAAACCGGATTCATTTACGTTGATTACCTCCCAATGGAGAACGTGGTCGAATAATGTTAACAAAATGCTAGTTGACGTTTTTACTTCAGAAGAAGCATTCGCTTatgtaaaaagtaatattaaagaaaacgCCGATGAAAATATAAGAAACCTAATTAAAGAACTTGGTTATCATCCGTTCGCTATTACTCaggcaataaaatatataaatattcatagAATTTCGATAGAAAAATACGTAGATCGATATAGATCAAAACCATCAGAAATATTAGACAATAACTTTCCGACCGAGGAAGAAACAAAGTCTGCGATAAGAGCTAttaacttagttttaataaaattagaaaaaagtaaaccttttccatttaaaatattaaactgtttatcTCATTGCGACTATCAAAACATcagtaaaaagtttataatcaaaatttcaaaacaaatggaAATAAACGAAGAATATGTAATAGATGAAGCCGTTGGGTTACTAATGAGTTATTCTTTACTAAACTGTTTTGATGATAACAAATATTCAATGCACGAACTAACACAGTTGACGTGtagatattttcaaaatagaaaGTCAACTACAAATACGTATGttagtttaattgaaaatttatttagatttgaATTGAATAAAGTAAAAGATCACATAGATTAcggaaactattttattttccattttatctATATGTTTCGCACTAAGGGAacgaaaatttcaaaaacattccATAAAATGACGacatctataaataaattattagtatttaaaggtttatttaaagaatcaatcgaaattttaaaaagtattcaaaattttaattcagaaacatatggtgaaaataataaatttacgcTTGActcaaaacataatatcgcaatctgtttgtacaaaatgggaaaatataacgaagctttagaaattaattattctgttgagaaaatacgaactgaaactttaggtatcaaccatccagatacaatgtcaacaaaacataatatcgcaaactgtttgtacaaaatgggaaaatataacgaagctttagaaattaattattctgttgataaaatacaaactgaaattttaggtaccAACCATCCAGATACTATGCCATCAAAAAACAACATCGCAATCTGTTTGAgcaatatgggaaaatataacgaagctttagaaatttattattctgttgagaaaatacgaactgaaactttaggtatcaaccatccagatacaatgtcaacaaaacataatatcgcaaactgtttgtacgatatgggaaaatataacgaagctttagaaattaattattctgttgagaaaatacgaactgaaactttaggtatcaaccatccagctACAATgtcaacaaaacataatatcgcaaactgtttgAACGCTAttggaaaatataacgaagctttcgaaatttattattctgttaataaaatacaaactgaagtTTTAGGTATAAACCATCCGaatacaatgacaacaaaaaagaatatcgcaatctgtttgaatgaaataaaaaaacaggacCGGATAGGTATCTGCGATCCAGAAGAAATGAAAACAAAAGCTAATATGGCTATCCTTTACCacaatatgggaaaatataacgaagctttagaaatttgttgttCTATTGATAAAATACTAACTGAAATcgtaggtatcaaccatccagatacaatgcCAACAAAAGAATATATCGCAAGCTGTTTGTTCAacatgggaaaatataacgaagctttagaaattaattattctGTTGACAAAATACTAACTGAAAcattaggtatcaaccatccagatacaatgtcaacaaaacataatattgcaAACTGTTTCTACGGAATGGGAAAACATAacaaagctttagaaatttattattctgttgataaaatacgaactgaaactttaggtatcaaccatccagatacaatgaaatcaaaaaataatatcgcactTTGTTTAAGCAATATGGGAAAACATAaggaagctttagaaatttattattctgttgataaattgcaaactgaaactttaggtatcaaccattcAGATACAATGACAACAAAGCATAATATCGCAAAATGTTTGCACAAAATGGGAAagtataacgaagctttagaaattaattattctCTTGAGAAATTACGAACTGAAACTTTAGGTATCGAACATCCAGATACaatggaaacaaaaaataatgtcgCAAGCTGTTTGTACTCTATGGggaaatataacgaagcttttgAAATTTGTTATTCTGTTCACAAAAtgcaaactgaaattttaggtatcaaccatccaaaGACAATgctaacaaaaacaaatatcgCAACCTGTTTGAGCAATAtaggaaaatataacgaagctttagaaattaattattctGTTGAGAAAATACGAATTGAAactttaggtatcaaccatccagatacaatggaaacaaaaaataatatcgcaagctgtttgaccgctatgggaaaatataacgaagctttagaaatttattactCCGTTGATAagatacaaactgaaattttatgtatcaaccatccagatacaattttaacaaaatttaatatcgCAGACTGTTTGCACAAAATGGGAAAaaataacgaagctttagaaatatattattctgttaataaaattcaaactgaaattttaggtatcaaccatctagatgcaataacaacaaaacataaCATCGCAACCTGTTTGTACtctatgggaaaatataacgaagctttagaaattaattattctGTAGAGAAAATACGAACTGAAAATTTAGGTATCAACCACCCACTTACAATgtcaacaaaacataatatcgcaaactGCTTGAACGCTAttggaaaatataacgaagcgttagaaatttattattctgttaataaaatacaaactgaagtTTTAGGTATAAACCATCCGaatacaatgacaacaaaaaagaaTATTGCAATCTGTTTGAATAAATTAGCAAAACAGGTCGGAAATGGTATCAATCATCCAGATACAATGGAAACAAATAGTAAATAG